Sequence from the Bacillus thuringiensis genome:
ATCAGTTGAGGCAAGTGGTGCAGAAGCTGTTGTTGTAAAGCGTATAGAGCAACTTGAAGAGATTGATGGTCTTATTTTACCAGGCGGTGAAAGTACAACAATGCGCCGTCTTATTGATAAGTATGCTTTCATGGAGCCACTTCGTACATTCGCGAAGTCTGGTAAACCAATGTTTGGTACATGTGCAGGAATGATTCTTCTTGCAAAAACACTTATTGGCTATGAAGAAGCACATATTGGTGCTATGGATATTACAGTTGAGCGCAATGCGTTCGGGCGTCAAAAAGATAGCTTCGAAGCTGCACTTTCTATTAAAGGTGTGGGAGAAGATTTTGTTGGCGTATTTATTCGTGCCCCGTATGTTGTAGATGTAGCAGATGATGTCGAAGTGCTTTCTACGCATGGCGACCGAATGGTAGCGGTAAAACAAAAACAGTTTTTAGCTGCTTCATTCCATCCGGAATTGACGGATGATCATCGTGTAACAGCATACTTTGTAGAAATGGTAAAAGAAGCGAAAATGAAAAAAGTTGTATAAGTAACTTGCAACTTGTATAAGATTATAGTAAATTGATGGTAACAATTTTATAAAATAAGCGTGTTGATAGGAAGTAGTAACAAATGTGGTTTCTTATAGAGAGTCGGTGGTTGGTGGAAATCGATAGAAACAGTTTGTGAATCCATCCTGGAATGGAATGTGGAATATCTTTATGATTAGTAAACGTTCCCGGTGAAGAGCCGTTATTTCTACTTGAGAGGAAGGCGGTAATGCTTTCAACTAGGGTGGCAACGCGGGTTAACTCCCGTCCCTTTATATAGGGACGGGAGTTTTTTGTGTTTTATAAAATAAAAGGAGGAGTATATAATGCTTGATATTAAATTTTTACGTACAAATTTTGAAGAAGTAAAAGCAAAGTTACAACATAGAGGCGAAGATTTAACTGATTTTGGTCGCTTTGAAGAGTTAGATACGAGAAGAAGAGAACTACTTGTTCAAACAGAGGAACTAAAAAGTAA
This genomic interval carries:
- the pdxT gene encoding pyridoxal 5'-phosphate synthase glutaminase subunit PdxT, translated to MVKIGVLGLQGAVREHVKSVEASGAEAVVVKRIEQLEEIDGLILPGGESTTMRRLIDKYAFMEPLRTFAKSGKPMFGTCAGMILLAKTLIGYEEAHIGAMDITVERNAFGRQKDSFEAALSIKGVGEDFVGVFIRAPYVVDVADDVEVLSTHGDRMVAVKQKQFLAASFHPELTDDHRVTAYFVEMVKEAKMKKVV